A segment of the Sphingomonas kaistensis genome:
TGGTCAGTGCCGGAATGTCGAACCCGCCCAGACGCAGCGCGCCTTCGGAGCTGAGTTCGCTGACTTCCGGACGGACCCGCATCGAGATGCGGCCATCGCCCATCACCGTCGGCGAGAAGGCCAGGGCGACGCCGTAGCTCTTATATTCGACGGACACCGCGCCGCCGAGACCCTGGCTGACCGGGATCGGGAACTCGCCGCCGGCCAGGAAGCTGGCGGTTTCGCCCGACAGGGCAGTCAGGTTCGGCTCGGCCAGCGTGGTCGACAGACCGTCGGTGGCGAGTAGGTCGAGCGTTCCAAGCAGGTCGAGCCCGAGGAACTTGCCGCCCAGCGCAAGCGTGGTGCCGAGCTGCGCGACGTTGAATTCACGTCCGCCGCCGGCCGCGCCGCCGCCCAGTTCACCGGGATTGCCCTGGCCGATGCCGAACAGGAAGCCGCCGGGCTTGGAGTCGATGCCGGTGAGGTTGATGCCGATCGACTTCAGGGCCGAACGGTTCACTTCGGCGATGCGGACCTTGAGGTTGACCTGCAGCGGCACCGCGGTGCGCAGCCGGGTCACGACCTGGGTGCCGTCACCGACATAGGCCTGGACCAGCCGCTGCGCCTCGGCGGCGTCTTCCGGGCTGGCGACCGTGCCAGTCAGCAGCACCAGATTGTTCATCGGGGTCGCCTGGACCTGCGATTCGGGCATCGCCGCGCGCAGCATCTCGTCGACCGAGCTGATGTTGGTGCCGACCCGGACGTTGGCGGCATAGACTACCCGGCCCGACTTGTCGGTCGCATACAGCGTCGTCTCGCCCTTGCCCTTGCCGAACACGTATAGCTGGGTGGAGGAGCGGACCTGGACGTCGGCGACCGAGTCGTTCGAGATGAACAGGTCGCTCATCGGCGAGGACAGGCGAACCAGCGTGCCGGTCCCGGCGGAGATGTTGAGCGTCTCCGAAGGACGGGCGGCCATTGGCTGCGCGGCGGCCGGCGAGGCGACCAGGCTCAGCGCCGAAGCGCCGAGGGCGAGGGCGGCGATGGCCGAAGCCATCCGCCCGAAGGACTTGTTACCCTTGCTCATCTTAGCGAGCCCCCACTGGAACGAAGCTGACATTGTTGCCGCGGGCGATGCGGACGCTCGGTCCGATCGGGCCGGCCGGAGCAGCGCCCGGAGCCGGTGCCGGAGCCTGGGGCGCCACCGCTGCGCTCGGAGCGCTGGGACCGCCGTTGCTGGCGGTGCGGGCCGGAACCGAGCGGCGCTGGAAGCGCGACACGTCACCGCCGGTGGCGAAGGTCGGCGCGCTGTCCAGCGGCTGGCTGGCCATCGCCATCAGGATGCGGCGCTCTTCCGCCGGGCTTGCGCCGGCCGGAACCTTGACCTGGCCGGTCGAGACCATGCGCTCGAGTTCGGCCTGGTTGTCGGCGATGCTGCGCAGCGTGAGGCTCAGCTGACCGAGGCTCTGGGCGACCGAGATCTTCTCCGCAAGCTTGGGAGTGACTTCGAAGGTCACGTTGCCGAAGCTGGCGACGATCGGCTTGCCGTCCTCGCCCTGGCGGCTGGTGGCCTGGCCGGTGGCGAGCACCCGCAGGTTGCGGATGATCGTCTCGGACACCTTGAGCGGCGGACCGTCGCCGCCGCCGGCGACCGTCTGGGTCAGGACCATGTCGACCCGGTCACCCGGGAACACGAAGCCCGCAACGCCGGCGATGTCGTTCACCGGGACGGTGATGGCGCGCATGCCGGGGGTCAGTGCCGCGGCAAGGAAGCCACGATCCTGCGGTCCGACCAGCGAGCCGCGGGTCACCGGTTGGCCGGCGGTGATCGCATTGCGAACAACCGTTCCGAGCAGCTTGGAAACGTCCGCGTCGGGCCCACCCTCGGTGTAATAGGCTTGCTGGACCAGCTCGGCCGGCCAGGGCTGATAGGCGAAGCTTTCGGCATCGACCATCGCGCCAACCGGAAGCGGCTTGCGGGCCACCAGGACCTTGGGCCCCATCGGCACCGCTGCGGCCTCGGCCTGCGGAGCGGACGCACCGGCAAACATGTTCTTGGCCATCACGGCCGTTACCGCTGCAACCAGCAACGCCCCCAACAGGAGTGCAATCTTCTTCACATCCATGGCGACACCCGCCCCTTCCTCACAACCCGTAGGAAACCCTTCGAATGCAGAACAAATCGGCCAAAATGGTTAAGATATGGTTCGGGCAACGGGGTCGATCGCCGGCACTGGACGAGGGGCGCCGGCAGGCCGTAATCGGCCTCCTGCATGAGCAGGGTCGAAGTCTTGATCGTCGGGGCGGGAATTGCGGGCGCAAGCCTCGCGGCCGAAGTCGCCGGTCGGCGGCGCACCCTGCTGCTCGAGGCCGAAGCGCAACCGGGCTATCACAGCACCGGCCGGTCCGCCGCTTTCTGGCATGAAGGCTATGGCGGGCCGCTGGTCGCCCCGCTCAGCCGCGCCAGCCGGCCCTTGCTGGAGGCTGGCGGCTACCTCTCACCGCGCGGGGCGATCCATCTCGCGCGCGCAGGGGAGGAAATCGATCTCGTCGACGGCGTAACCGCCCGCCCGCTTGACCGGTCCGGGCTGGAGCAGCGCCTTCCCGGGCTCGCGCCCGAATGGACACACGGCGCCGACGAACCGTCGCTGGCCGACATCGACGTCGCCAGGCTGCATGGCGATGTCCTTGCCGCGGCGCGGCGGGCAGGGGGCGAGGTCCGGACCGATGCCCGGGTGGCCGGTGCGAATCGCCTGGCCGACGGCGGATGGATGGTGCGGCTCGAGGATGGCGGCAGCATCCTTGCCGACCGGGTGGTGAATGCGGCAGGGGCGTGGGGCGACGTCATCGCTCAGGCGTTCGGGGTCGCGCCGCTCGGCCTGGTCCCCAAGCGCCGGACGATGGTGCAGCTGCGGATCGGGCGGACGGGTCTCGCGCGCTTGCCGCTGGTGGTCGCCGCCGACGGCAGCTTCTACTTCAAGGGCGAGGGTGACAGTTCGCTGTGGCTCAGTCCGCATGACGAGATCGACTGCCTGCCGTGCGACGCCGCGCCCGAGGAAATCGACGTCGCCACCGCGATCGATCGCTTCAGCCATGTCGTCGACTGGCCGGTCGAGGCGGTCGAGCGGCGCTGGGCCGGGCTTCGCACCTTTACTCCCGACCGGGTGCCGGCGATCGGGTTCGCCGCCGACTGTCCGGATTTCTTTTGGTGCGTCGGCCAGGGCGGGTTCGGGATCCAGACCGCCCCGGCCGCCGCACGGCTGGGGGCAGCGCAGCTGCTCGGCGAAGGGGAAGTGCCCGCTGGGGTCGAAGCCGGGCTCTACGATCCGGCCCGGTTCAGCGGGGCGGCCTAGCCGCGGACGCTCTCGGCCGCCGCGCAGGCGAGCTGGTCGACCCGCTCATTCTCCTCGTGGCCGGCATGGCCCTTGACCCATTTCCAGGTGATCTGGTGCGGCTCCACCGCCGCGCACAGCGCCTGCCACAGCTCCGCATTCTTGACCGGTTTCTTGGCTGCGGTGCGCCAGCCGTTGAGTCGCCAGTTGTGGACCCACTTGGTGATGCCGTCCTTGACGTACATGCTGTCGGTCGAAAGCGTCACTCGGCACGGGCGGGTCAGCGCCTCCAGTCCCTTGATGGCCGCCATCAGCTCCATGCGGTTGTTGGTGGTCGGGTTCTCGGCGCCCGACAATTCCTTCTCGACGCTGCCCATGCGCAGCAATGCGCCCCAGCCGCCAGGGCCGGGATTGCCCTTGCAGGCGCCGTCGGTGAACATCTCGACATGGGGAAGCTCGGTCATGCGGCGCCGATGCGGGGCCGGACCGGCGAAGGCAAGCCCCTAGGCGACCAGCTCGCGCGGAAGCTTGAAGGTCAGGCCCTCGGGCACGTGCTTCAGTTCTTCCATCGTCAGCAGGAAGCGTTCGGACAGGGCCTCGATCACTTCCTCGACCAGCACCTCCGGCGCCGAGGCGCCGGCGGTGAGGCCGACCGCGCTCGGGCTGCCCAGCCATTCCCAGTCGATCTCCACCGCTCGCTGGATCAGCCGCGCCGGAACGCCTTCGCGCTCGGCGACTTCGGCCAGGCGCAGCGAGTTGGAGCTGTTGGGGGCGCCGATCACCAGCATCTTGTCGACCCTCGGCACGATCGCCTTGACCGCCGCCTGGCGATTGGAGGTGGCGTAGCAGATGTCCTCGCCGCGCGGCGCCTTGATCGCGGGAAAGCGCCGGTGCAGCGCGGCGACAATCGCGGCGGTGTCGTCGACCGACAGGGTGGTCTGCGTCAGGAACGCGAGATTCTCGGGATCCGCGACCTGCAGCAGCGGCACGTCATCCTCGGTTTCGACTAGGGTCATCGAACCCGCCGGCACCTGCCCGAAAGTGCCGATCACCTCGGGGTGGCCGGCATGGCCGATGAACAGGATGTGGCGCCCGGCCTCGATCAGGCGCTGGGCCTGCCGGTGGACCTTGCTGACCAGCGGGCAGGTAGCGTCGAGGTAATCGAGCCCCCGGTCGCGGGCTTCGGCCGGGACGGTCTTCGGGACGCCGTGGGCGGAAAACACGACCGGTACGCCGTCCGGCACCTCCGACACTTCCTTGACGAAGATGGCGCCCATCGCCTTCAACCGGTCGACCACGAACTTGTTATGGACGATCTCGTGCCGGACATAGACCGGCGCGCCATAGCGCTCGAGCGCGAGCTCGACGATGCGGATGGCGCGTTCGACACCGGCGCAGAAACCGCGCGGGGCGGCGATGATGAGGTGGAGGGGACTGGCGCCTTCTTGCATGGCGGCCATGTAAGCCATCGCTTGCCTGGAAAGAAGGGGCTTCCTATGAGCCTGACCCCATGACCATGTCCCGCCGCGCCGCCCTCGTGCCCCTGCTTGCCCTGATCGTCGCCGGTTGCGCCCGCGACGGACAGCTTGCCGCCAATGGCGTCTACGTGACCCGCACGGGCTGCCCGCAGGTGGCGATTCCCGCCGCGACCGGGGACATCACCCTGTTCGATCCGGCAACCAGCCGCGACGCCCGCGCGATCGACGTGGTGGCGACCATCACCAACATCCGCGCCACCTGCAGCGAGGATGCGGCCAACATCGTCAGCACCGCGACCTTCGACGTGGTGGCATCGCGCCGCGACGCGGGCCAGGCGCGGCAGGTCGTGCTGCCCTACTTCACGGTGGCGATGCAGGGCGGAACCAACATCGTCGCCAAGAAGGTCGGCGCCGTTGCG
Coding sequences within it:
- a CDS encoding type II and III secretion system protein family protein, translating into MSKGNKSFGRMASAIAALALGASALSLVASPAAAQPMAARPSETLNISAGTGTLVRLSSPMSDLFISNDSVADVQVRSSTQLYVFGKGKGETTLYATDKSGRVVYAANVRVGTNISSVDEMLRAAMPESQVQATPMNNLVLLTGTVASPEDAAEAQRLVQAYVGDGTQVVTRLRTAVPLQVNLKVRIAEVNRSALKSIGINLTGIDSKPGGFLFGIGQGNPGELGGGAAGGGREFNVAQLGTTLALGGKFLGLDLLGTLDLLATDGLSTTLAEPNLTALSGETASFLAGGEFPIPVSQGLGGAVSVEYKSYGVALAFSPTVMGDGRISMRVRPEVSELSSEGALRLGGFDIPALTTRRAETTVELGSGQSFMLAGLLKASNNNVISRAPFLGDLPILGTLFRSRNYRRAETELVIIVTPYLVRPINGRLALPTDGYRSPHEGTGILEGQVFKGVSGPRPVAARPGPGLSAATAGAPAAAAAAPAPGFKL
- the cpaB gene encoding Flp pilus assembly protein CpaB, with translation MDVKKIALLLGALLVAAVTAVMAKNMFAGASAPQAEAAAVPMGPKVLVARKPLPVGAMVDAESFAYQPWPAELVQQAYYTEGGPDADVSKLLGTVVRNAITAGQPVTRGSLVGPQDRGFLAAALTPGMRAITVPVNDIAGVAGFVFPGDRVDMVLTQTVAGGGDGPPLKVSETIIRNLRVLATGQATSRQGEDGKPIVASFGNVTFEVTPKLAEKISVAQSLGQLSLTLRSIADNQAELERMVSTGQVKVPAGASPAEERRILMAMASQPLDSAPTFATGGDVSRFQRRSVPARTASNGGPSAPSAAVAPQAPAPAPGAAPAGPIGPSVRIARGNNVSFVPVGAR
- a CDS encoding NAD(P)/FAD-dependent oxidoreductase translates to MSRVEVLIVGAGIAGASLAAEVAGRRRTLLLEAEAQPGYHSTGRSAAFWHEGYGGPLVAPLSRASRPLLEAGGYLSPRGAIHLARAGEEIDLVDGVTARPLDRSGLEQRLPGLAPEWTHGADEPSLADIDVARLHGDVLAAARRAGGEVRTDARVAGANRLADGGWMVRLEDGGSILADRVVNAAGAWGDVIAQAFGVAPLGLVPKRRTMVQLRIGRTGLARLPLVVAADGSFYFKGEGDSSLWLSPHDEIDCLPCDAAPEEIDVATAIDRFSHVVDWPVEAVERRWAGLRTFTPDRVPAIGFAADCPDFFWCVGQGGFGIQTAPAAARLGAAQLLGEGEVPAGVEAGLYDPARFSGAA
- the rnhA gene encoding ribonuclease HI, giving the protein MTELPHVEMFTDGACKGNPGPGGWGALLRMGSVEKELSGAENPTTNNRMELMAAIKGLEALTRPCRVTLSTDSMYVKDGITKWVHNWRLNGWRTAAKKPVKNAELWQALCAAVEPHQITWKWVKGHAGHEENERVDQLACAAAESVRG
- the ispH gene encoding 4-hydroxy-3-methylbut-2-enyl diphosphate reductase; this encodes MAAMQEGASPLHLIIAAPRGFCAGVERAIRIVELALERYGAPVYVRHEIVHNKFVVDRLKAMGAIFVKEVSEVPDGVPVVFSAHGVPKTVPAEARDRGLDYLDATCPLVSKVHRQAQRLIEAGRHILFIGHAGHPEVIGTFGQVPAGSMTLVETEDDVPLLQVADPENLAFLTQTTLSVDDTAAIVAALHRRFPAIKAPRGEDICYATSNRQAAVKAIVPRVDKMLVIGAPNSSNSLRLAEVAEREGVPARLIQRAVEIDWEWLGSPSAVGLTAGASAPEVLVEEVIEALSERFLLTMEELKHVPEGLTFKLPRELVA